A stretch of DNA from Pseudonocardia hierapolitana:
GCGCCGAGCATCGCGACGGAACCGGCCAGCACCCAGATGTTCATCGGGTCCGCGAGGCCTGCGGCCCGCACGAGCAGCGCCACGCCCGCGTAGAGGGCGACGGCGCCCGCGATCCGTCCGGTGCGCGCGCTGCCGGTGAGCCCGGCCACAGCGGCGAGCAGGATGGCGGCGGCGAGCCCGGCCGCGAGCGCCAGCACGCCGACGGCCTCGTGGGCGACGGCGTGCCGGCCGTGGATCAGGACACCGAGCAGCACGGCGCCCGTGAACAGGGCGGCGAGCACGAGCAGGTCGATGGCGAGCGCGCGGCCGACGGGGATCAGGCCGCGGTGCCCGAGGGTGGTGCTGCGCAAGGTGGTGACCCCTCGACGTCAGGGGGCGGCCGGATGGGTGGCCGGGGGCTGGGGAGCTCCATCCGGCATGTCGACGGTTGAGCAGGCACCGTTACGAGCGCGGCCCGCGAACCCGCGGCGCAGATCATCTTGGATCAGGTCGAGCCCGTCGTCCGGTCGATCGGTCGAGACGCCTCCCGATCTACCCCGTGGGCGATCCGAATCGCGTCGCTGGCTCCCGCCTGCATTCGCCAACCGATTTCGTCCGGAGAACGTCGAGTGAAATCCGCAGAGATTCGAGCAAGGGGCGTGAACGACGAAGCCGGCGAGCTTGTAGGCCAGGACAAGCGGGGCTAATGTGACTCGCGTGAGGCTGGTATTCGTCACGGCGTTCCCGGTCGATCCGGGCGCGCCGCGCGGCGGTGTCGAGGGTGTGAGCGTGGTGCTCTGCGGCGCTCTGCGGGATCGTCGCGATCTCGACCTCCACATCGTGACGACCGGGGGCGTCGACGCGGTGCAGGTCGATGACTGGGGTGCGGCGCGCATTCACCGGTTGCCGTGGACCGCCCCGCGCCTGCTCTCGGGGGTGCTCGGGCGAGACGCCCGCCGCCTGCGCGAATATGTCAGCGGTCTCCGCCCCGACGTCGTGCACGCGCACGACACCTACGGGATCATGATGGAGCCGATCGGCACGCCGCGCGTACTGACGATTCACGGTTTCATCCATGCCGACACCCGGGTCTCGGGTACCTCGTTGGCCCGTCCGCGCGCACTGCTCTGGAAACGGATCGAGACGCGCGCGTGGGCGCGTTATCCGCACATCATCTCCATCAGCCCGTACGTGCGTGAACGGCTGACCGGTATCGCGACCGGCGCGGTGCACAACATCGACAATCCCATCGCCGATGCATTCTTCGACGTCCGACGCACCGACGGTGCGGCGCAGGTGTTCTGCGCCGCGACGATCTCGCCGCGGAAGAACACGCTTGCTGTGGTGGACGGTTTCGCGCGGGCGAGAGCGCAAGGCCTGCGCGCCACGTTGCGGCTCGCCGGTCCGCAGCCGGTCCCCGCTTACGCCGAGGCGGTCCGCGCGCGTATCCGCCAGCACGGGCTCGACGATGCGGTCGTCCTGCTCGGCCAGCTGAGTACCGACGCCGTGCTCAGCGAGCTGGCCGGCGCCAGCGTCTCGGTGCTGATGTCGGTCGAGGAGAACGCGCCGCTGGCCGTGCAGGAGGCGATGGCCGCCGGTGTTCCGGTGATCGCCTCGAGCCGGTGCGGCATGCCCTATCAGATCGACGACGGTGAGAGTGGGTTCCTGGTCGAGCCGGACCGTCCCGATGACCTGGCGGCACGGCTGCTGCAGGTCATCGGCGACGACGGTCTTCGCGATCGGCTGGCGCGGCGCGCGCGCGACGTGGCGCGCGAGCGGTTCCACTCCGAGCGCGTCGCGACGAGGACCATCGGGGTCTACCAGCGCGCCTGCGGCATCCCCCCGCCGCCGGCCCGCCGATCGCCGTCGGCGCCACGTGCGGCAGCAACAACTGGTGGACGGCTGCCGGACTGAGCCGGTTCGGATCGCGGGGTATGTGCGCCGCGGTGTAGGACACGGCGAAATGCGAGCAAGTCGCCGAGGTGCATACCGCGGTGGGTGAGACGGTGACTCAGGAACGGCCCGATGGGGTGCCACCTCGTCCCGGTGGCAATTGCGGAGTCCTGAACTGCCTCCCCGTGACGTCGCCCTGCGCGTCATCGGCCTCCGGCCACGGCGTCCCGGAGGATCTTCGTGAGCTCGACGGCCCCCCGTTCCGGGTTCATCATGATCCGCCGGACCTCGTACCGCGGAGTGGTGGCCCTGTTCACTCCCGGCCGTGTGGTCACCGCATGCGAGTGCCCCGCGCGGTGCGCCGCCTCGAACGTGCCTGTTCCGTAGTCGCTCGCGCTGCCGTTGGGATACGCCAGGACGGGCGCCTCGACCCCGAGCCCGTCCTGCAGCTGCGCCCGGGCCGAGCAGAGGTCGGCCGTCTGCGCGTCGTCGTCCTCCTGGGCGAGGATCGCATGGTGCAGCGAGTGGGACCCGATCGTCATGTAGTCACGCAGCCGCGCCGCCTCGTCCCAGTCCATGAAGGTCTCGTCGACGTGGTAGCGGCGGCGCGGGGCGAGCAGCTCGACGACCTCGTCCACCGCGGCCTCCCGTGACGTGCGGTCCCGATCCTTCAGAGCCTGCGCGAGCGGTGAGAGCGTCGCGCGCCGCTCGGCCGTGGTGCGCAGCGGATACTTCTGCTGCTTCCAGACGATCTCGTTGGCTGTGGCGTTCGCCACAGCGTGCGCCAGCTCCTCCCACCACGCCCTGGTGGTCCTGGACAGGAGCCCCGGCACGAGGAAGCAGGTGGCCGGGAGTCCCAGATCGCGCAGGATCGGCCCGGCGACGGTGAGGTTGTCGCGATAACCGTCGTCGAAGGTGAGCGCGACGGCGCGCGGCGGCAGCGGGCGTCCCGCGGTGAGGTCCGCCAGCGCGGACTCGAGTGGCAGGACGTTCGCGAACGTCCGTAGGAGCCGCAGCTGCTGGGTGAGTCCGTGGGGCCCGGATCCTCTCCGGGGGGCGAAGTACCAGGTCGGCTCGACGTTGTGCCATCCGAACACGACCAGTCGGCCGCCCTCGCGCTGCTGCATGCCTCTCCCACTCCGATCCGGCCGGTCATTGCGGCCTGACGGAGCCGCTGGCGGGATGGCCGTCGCGTCTCAGCCTCCTTCTGTTACGCGAACAGCTGGTGAGCGGCGCGGGCACCGAGGCTGTGGCTGCTCGAGGTTCCCCCGCGACTCGCCCGGAATGGTGTTGATGCCCGTGCCGCTAACGCCCGGCTCGCCGAGATCGACCCCGTTGGAGCGTCGGACCGGGGAGTCCGTGAGGGGGGAAGCAGCACATGAGCAGTGACGCTGTTCACGTCGACCGTCCGCTGTCCCGGACAATCCATCCGCCGCTCGACCGGCAGCTGCCGCGGAAGCCGGTGCAACGGACGCCCACCCGAAAGCGGTGGCAGCGAGGCTACCGGCGGGCCGCGATCGTCACGGACCTGCTCGCGGTCGTCGTCTCGGCGGCGCTCTACGCGCAGTGGGGCAGCGCCCCCCTCCCGGTCGTCCTCGTCATGGGAGCGGTCGTGCTCGGCCTCACCGCCTGCGCCCTCGGGGTGGCCCGGGCGTGGGACCCGCTGGTGGTCGGACACGGATCGGCCGAGTTCAGCCGGCTGTTGCGCGGGTTCCTCGGCAGCGCGGTCGTCGTCGCGCTCGTCAGCCTCGCCAGCCAGCTCCCCGCCGGACGGCCGTGGGTCTTCGGCGTGCTCCCGATCGCGGGCGCCTTTGCGACGGCCGGGCGGCTCTGGCTGCGCTGGGAGCTGCACCGGCGGAGACGGGCCGGGAAGGCGCTGGCGCGGGTGCTCGCCGTCGGCACCGAGGAAGCCATCACCGCACTCGTTGCGCAGACCCGCCGCGCTCCCCACGAAGGCTGGAGGATCATCGCCGCGTGCACGCCCACCGGGCGCGGTGAACGCGGTGGCCCGGACCTGGCGGGTGTGCCCGTGGTCGGTGACCTCGATGCGGTCGCCGGTCTGACACGGAGCACGGAGTTCGACGCCGTCAGCGTCGCGCAGGCACCCGGGTGGTCACCGCGACGGCTCCAGCAGCTGGCCTGGGACCTCGAGGTGACCGGGACCGAGCTGGTCGTCGAGCCCGGCCTGATGGAGATCGCCGGTCCGCGCCTGCACGTCGACTCGCTGGACGGGCTTCCGCTGCTTCGGCTGACCCACCCGACGTTCACGGGTGCATCCCGCCTGCTCAAGGGGATGCTCGACCGGGTCGCGTCGCTGCTGCTCCTGTTGGTGACAGCACCGCTGCTGATCGCGCTCTCGATCGCCGTGGTGCTCGACGGCGGGCCGGTGTTCTTCCGGCAGACGCGCGTGGGCGTGGGCGGCCGGGAGTTCAAGATGATCAAATTCCGGTCGATGGTGCCCAACGCCGAGCAGATGCGTGCCCAGCTCCTGGAGCGGAACGAGGGCGCGGGGCCGCTGTTCAAGATGCGCAGCGACCCCCGGGTCACCCGGGTCGGTCAGTTCCTGCGCCGGTTCTCCCTCGACGAGCTGCCGCAGCTGTTCAACGTCCTCGGCGGGTCGATGTCCCTGGTCGGCCCGCGCCCGCCGCTGCCGGCCGAGGTCGCCGGTTACGCGGCCGAGGCGTGGCGGCGGCTGCTGGTCAAGCCCGGCATGACCGGGTTGTGGCAGGTGAGCGGCCGCAGCGATCTGTCGTGGGAGGAGACGCTGCGCCTCGACCTGCGCTACGTCGAGAACTGGACCCTCGCCCTCGACGCCCGGATCCTCCTGCTGACCGCGCGCGCGGTGGTGCACGGCGACGGGGCGTACTGATCGGTCGGGCGCGGGGGCGTAACGACCGGACGCACACGCGCGACCTCAGCAGCGATCAATGCCGGTCGGGGACCGCATCGCCGCAACCATCCTGTTTCACCTTCCACGGCGTGCTCTCCTACGACGTGGACGAGCGAGGGACACGTGACTTCTGACCTCGGCCACAACCGGCCGCGCTCCAGCGGTAGCTCGTCGTCGACCATGAACGGGCGGCGCCTGCTGACGGGAACGTCCGTCCAGGTCGAGCCCGTGCGCGACCCCGGACGGCCGGCGTGGGAGCAGCAGTACCGAACCCTCGTGATCGCGTCCGACGTTTTCGGCGTTGCGGTGGCCGTGCTCGTGGGGAACCTCCTCGGGCTGGGGAACGTGGTACCGGTCCTCGGTGACGTCGCCCCTGGGGTGGGGATACTGGCCGGGCTGCTCACCCTCGCGGCGTTGACCGCTTCGCGGGCGTGGGACGTCCGTGTCCTCGGCCACGGCTCCGAGGAGTTCAGCCGGTTGATCAAGGGCTTCGTCATCAGCGCGGTCGTCCTGGGCATGCTGGGACTGGCGTTGCTGGCGACGGCCGCGCGGCCGTGGGTCTTCGGATTGATCCCGTTCGCGGGCGCGCTCGCGACGATCGGGCGTCTTGTGCTGCGCGTCCGCCTCCACCGCCGGCGCAGGCGTGGGCAGTGCCTCGTCCCGGTACTGGCGATCGGCACCACCGCTTCCGTCGCGGACCTCATCGAGCGCACCCGACGCGACGAC
This window harbors:
- a CDS encoding glycosyltransferase family 4 protein; protein product: MRLVFVTAFPVDPGAPRGGVEGVSVVLCGALRDRRDLDLHIVTTGGVDAVQVDDWGAARIHRLPWTAPRLLSGVLGRDARRLREYVSGLRPDVVHAHDTYGIMMEPIGTPRVLTIHGFIHADTRVSGTSLARPRALLWKRIETRAWARYPHIISISPYVRERLTGIATGAVHNIDNPIADAFFDVRRTDGAAQVFCAATISPRKNTLAVVDGFARARAQGLRATLRLAGPQPVPAYAEAVRARIRQHGLDDAVVLLGQLSTDAVLSELAGASVSVLMSVEENAPLAVQEAMAAGVPVIASSRCGMPYQIDDGESGFLVEPDRPDDLAARLLQVIGDDGLRDRLARRARDVARERFHSERVATRTIGVYQRACGIPPPPARRSPSAPRAAATTGGRLPD
- a CDS encoding polysaccharide deacetylase family protein, whose product is MQQREGGRLVVFGWHNVEPTWYFAPRRGSGPHGLTQQLRLLRTFANVLPLESALADLTAGRPLPPRAVALTFDDGYRDNLTVAGPILRDLGLPATCFLVPGLLSRTTRAWWEELAHAVANATANEIVWKQQKYPLRTTAERRATLSPLAQALKDRDRTSREAAVDEVVELLAPRRRYHVDETFMDWDEAARLRDYMTIGSHSLHHAILAQEDDDAQTADLCSARAQLQDGLGVEAPVLAYPNGSASDYGTGTFEAAHRAGHSHAVTTRPGVNRATTPRYEVRRIMMNPERGAVELTKILRDAVAGGR
- a CDS encoding sugar transferase — its product is MSSDAVHVDRPLSRTIHPPLDRQLPRKPVQRTPTRKRWQRGYRRAAIVTDLLAVVVSAALYAQWGSAPLPVVLVMGAVVLGLTACALGVARAWDPLVVGHGSAEFSRLLRGFLGSAVVVALVSLASQLPAGRPWVFGVLPIAGAFATAGRLWLRWELHRRRRAGKALARVLAVGTEEAITALVAQTRRAPHEGWRIIAACTPTGRGERGGPDLAGVPVVGDLDAVAGLTRSTEFDAVSVAQAPGWSPRRLQQLAWDLEVTGTELVVEPGLMEIAGPRLHVDSLDGLPLLRLTHPTFTGASRLLKGMLDRVASLLLLLVTAPLLIALSIAVVLDGGPVFFRQTRVGVGGREFKMIKFRSMVPNAEQMRAQLLERNEGAGPLFKMRSDPRVTRVGQFLRRFSLDELPQLFNVLGGSMSLVGPRPPLPAEVAGYAAEAWRRLLVKPGMTGLWQVSGRSDLSWEETLRLDLRYVENWTLALDARILLLTARAVVHGDGAY